In Osmerus mordax isolate fOsmMor3 chromosome 23, fOsmMor3.pri, whole genome shotgun sequence, one DNA window encodes the following:
- the LOC136967587 gene encoding fatty acid-binding protein, intestinal-like yields the protein MAFNGTWKVDRNENYDKFMEQMGVNIMKRKLAEHDNLKITIEQTGDKFHIKESSTFRTKDIDFTLGVQFDYALADGTEVTGAWGMEGEMLKGQFTRKDNNKVLTTTRTLVGEELVQSFNYDGVDAKRIFKKA from the exons atggCCTTCAACGGAACCTGGAAAGTTGACCGCAACGAGAACTACGACAAGTTCATGGAGCAGATGG GCGTCAACATCATGAAGAGGAAACTAGCAGAGCACGACAACCTGAAGATCACCATCGAGCAGACTGGAGACAAGTTCCACATCAAAGAGTCCAGCACCTTCCGCACCAAAGACATCGACTTCACCCTGGGCGTCCAGTTTGACTATGCACTGGCCGACGGTACTGAAGTGACA GGTGcttgggggatggagggagagatgctaAAAGGCCAGTTCACCAGGAAAGACAACAACAAGGTGTTGACCACCACAAGGACGCTGGTGGGGGAAGAACTGGTGCAG AGCTTCAACTATGATGGTGTGGACGCCAAGAGGATTTTCAAGAAGGCATAA